A window of the Macrobrachium rosenbergii isolate ZJJX-2024 unplaced genomic scaffold, ASM4041242v1 60, whole genome shotgun sequence genome harbors these coding sequences:
- the LOC136838316 gene encoding serine/arginine repetitive matrix protein 2-like isoform X3: protein MWSYVVSWADRIMAPPPLRQFASTSAMTSGQVKVTEDTPPDLLEGTMDLTVILPTGHRVNMDVHRSTPMMDLLIQVTTAHKVSPGGHVIHVVSDNRLLSYKPSTPIGTLDTSIIQIVAKNRMNEEAKKRRAHLVTQAIEKNVRLKPKEYVYKQQLVVNLPRNQLAVYRVPPKTLISDVLAMVCKDRCLDLETHEIRHPVNVDEKLRGSCTLADYQLQEVSVVPKDFRAPPLSVTDLITMAAISSSAGSAHHAEDKKRRGILSLFSRKTKSSAGESSLSSGSAGERSVSPARSDESAETVPRPLSSSSTTTLTNEAPGSAPGPQAPPAYSAASSSSSAPPPPPNTQLSRPVSSLSLAPGRSRKRQAPAPPPPVPAPGHHQGVAGSEDRHSNGKGAETSGYGEEEEETSPYASPSGSEVSSAEATRLLPQQQQQQQPTNLTSVASTSSLSLVSRNKRRAPPPPPKAPPSSRSDDPLPSAIPEEEAEPPASVPARAPPMAEEEAEDEEEAETSSVSSLSSVEHQGGGGGGGGLSTSTPNKQPLPHSPPTPPPEEEEEEAAESEMTPPPSPSSVVAPPPPPPPPSAAAPPMPAAVVAAVPATTAASTRTATPPPVDPTMPVTTPLTPTSSPTPPPADVSASDASASSRMLHEGATSTSSSTTTTTTTTNARITNNNSNLNSKSSIVTNNRRSNSVSSSDRVVTEEEEEEEGEEELPRPPHRLRRGGGGAGATAETTTTPPARVPSETAAPPAKAKLETITPPRGGGAKEKTPPVKVPLKTVTPPPLGRRVGATGKTPPAKVSWEETPPAKVPPETVTPPPRSAMKRDSVDISNAVMPPLHSRAGGGRESIPTFRIVTKSQTAVKDDEEVKAAKKKKKKFVADGKTQKVSGDDDGAKFGSKGKSSGGGGIKGLRNPLARAAGGRPTRRDDLDFDTDDDLDINEDMFEPRRGVVADWRVSAAQVSAPQISAPTSRPQEAAVPVPAPRNNPTKRLAPRPPPKVEAEEMRDKPEVIEVTSEAEKFEKIMAEDLEEPEFKVHVSTVADLDPDMLSLLSEECVDSEDREEEEETDSPKFESPMSSASEEDLAPPTVEAPASPTGEASNPPTVESSTPPTSPSTHNPPVSAVQAETTASSYRAGYLAMIAQLAAETDWNNRPLRSDDEEEEEEEEEEEVVSATSASFSSSYAHKPGAHSSSAETATTTGSDLRRPDLLVSASSPLCSDTDHEVQTRSASFSSETSSEGAPETRAETKISSAPPREAPETKKGTKAETRVERSPAESGSSASSSPSASISSSARSRSRRTTSGSSSSSSSGDSRSAAESSSNSDSDNNVREEGEEVRGGGREQRSPSPSSSSSGSRSSSGSSASGDEGAEKAEEVAKRGGDRDRRSASSSSSSSEDSEEEEEDDEETSSAQRDPRLTANSPPLSSVRITAENEISNRSRDEKMAVLKRKPRSSSSSSSAASSASSSSSSSREEKRPITHSSPQQQQPQQLIIHSSPQQTPKKLGAAFAEADVLHLDLLPGPQETSDWEYKMPDPPTPFKDVAPAPPLRRGRRRSGDRDEEAEETISTASSSSSEILPEVLSDVPSGFKDSSSPSGSVVSEAPKHAEIAADKIESDLESAVSAGTETSSGRPSRLSLSEEEEEEETMMAKRSSVIEELKKKVVVGTEPRIVEIRPKAAETIQILPARLNYPIEHSFVPRVRVRGEEEMIAGKRRPTTKTKESTSSYESALGSGDSRESRSGSNTSYESAPPPVPEIPPPPPSSSDSSDSDLRRRRQRSSSGASESSGTRRTTPETGTDSEGLTRAPVMSFSISTYKSRAEETSYDKKLAKAESFGRRDRLPVPKRISTGDLSETDSFSAYRDRPEPPSFVDELLEEKRERSPQRPPPPPVPEKTAAFASRVLGLRERSRSQQHLPGSVSAAHQLGSKPAVPPNKPSSAARFGGDHFAYPDPIRPPRRLQERLGRATSLSNLATPSFDLRKAQSSGELSYGSAAATPTPTTTTAPSAEMPMMPMAGFPGMMMPGMVPAGGGAGDSRLAEEFAKLQQDFFRWQQQLLQNQQVLHSRVAPLAQQQQQQQQQTQQQPGPSPLHSVGLMRDILSQEEAAPPVRSGPVERIIPIKMEMSTTTTSSSSSSEFRPSSGVNRLSQSLQDVSLGDSGRVSGLSQPRRWMPNEPTVTVGPWVERPVQQPQQQQPPQQQQFTAAAQPPQQPQPQQPQFFQALPPQQQRQFAQFLQQQQQREQQEQEQQQRLRQQQEQEQQMQQQQLQQQQQQQRLQRQQQQPDEPPSKPLTFFGQEVTVHDPPQTYYYNGGDSAAPAPPKPAANEAAVGAGPPGPRYTSVVTVAPNEKEGSGSGSAAAAAPAPKDKVRSVVQLNNAPVVRGFRAAPVAAAPAPGGADDDRPPQQASGSGADPVAPPPAPFHSKIINSAIKSQPPAPKAPSPAPVPVAAPSVSSRVSPPKSSSSRKSSSPPTRSSPGPFAGVQLRPVPGAALRGTSPPSEVAPAPVAPAPIAPALVAPGPPPPPPPPMAPPPPPPMPSSDSGAERRTSTGKRIVSAKSGPELDAREELMMAIRNHGGLGGLRRTGNYAFSGGSGDSSA, encoded by the exons ATGTGGTCATACGT GGTGTCGTGGGCGGATCGGATCATGGCTCCGCCCCCCCTGCGGCAGTTCGCCTCGACCTCTGCCATGACCTCGGGTCAGGTCAAGGTCACGGAGGACACGCCTCCTGACCTGCTGGAGGGCACCATGGACCTCACGGTCATCCTGCCCACCGGGCATCGGGTCAACATGGACGTCCATAGGAG CACCCCAATGATGGACCTTCTAATCCAGGTCACCACAGCCCACAAGGTCAGCCCGGGAGGTCACGTCATCCACGTGGTGTCCGACAACCGCCTGCTCTCGTACAAGCCGTCGACCCCCATCG gGACCCTGGACACCAGCATCATCCAGATCGTGGCCAAGAACCGGATGAACGAGGAGGCCAAGAAGCGTCGCGCCCACCTCGTCACCCAGGCCATCGAGAAGAACGTCCGCCTGAAG CCCAAGGAATACGTCTACAAACAGCAGTTGGTG GTCAACTTGCCGCGGAACCAGCTGGCGGTCTACCGTGTCCCTCCGAAGACCCTCATTTCGGACGTCCTGGCGATGGTGTGCAAGGACCGCTGCCTTGACCTGGAGACCCACGAAATCCGGCACCCAG TCAATGTGGACGAGAAGCTCCGCGGGTCCTGCACCCTCGCCGACTACCAGCTCCAGGAGGTGAGCGTCGTGCCCAAGGACTTCAGGGCCCCGCCCCTCTCCGTGACCGACCTCATAACGATGGCAGCTATCTCCTCCTCGGCAGGCTCCGCCCACCACGCGGAGGACAAGAAGAGACGGGGcattctttccctcttctccCGGAAGACCAAGTCG TCCGCAGGCGAAAGCAGCCTTTCGTCGGGTAGCGCCGGGGAGAGGTCGGTGAGTCCCGCCCGCTCCGACGAGTCCGCGGAGACGGTGCCCCGcccgctctcctcctcctccaccaccaccctGACCAACGAGGCGCCCGGCTCTGCCCCCGGACCTCAGGCTCCGCCCGCTTACtccgctgcttcttcttcttcttcggctccGCCGCCGCCTCCTAACACGCAGCTGTCCAGGCCGGTGTCTTCCCTCAGTCTCGCCCCGGGCAGGAGCAGGAAGAGGCAGGCTCCCGCCCCGCCGCCTCCTGTGCCCGCGCCCGGGCATCACCAGGGGGTAGCGGGGTCGGAGGACCGACATTCAAATGGGAAG GGCGCGGAGACGTCTGGATacggcgaggaggaggaggagacgtcGCCGTACGCCAG CCCGTCCGGGTCGGAAGTCAGCAGCGCGGAGGCCACCCGCCTCCTcccccagcagcagcagcagcagcagccgacCAACCTGACCTCCGTGGCCTCCACCTCCAGCCTGTCCCTAGTCTCCCGAAACAAGCGGAGGGCTCCGCCTCCGCCGCCGAAGGCTCCGCCGTCTTCCCGCTCGGACGACCCGCTGCCCTCCGCCATCCCGGAGGAGGAGGCCGAGCCGCCCGCCTCGGTTCCCGCCCGAGCTCCGCCCATGGCGGAGGAAGAGgcggaggacgaggaggaggccGAGACCAGCTCCGTCTCCTCCCTCAGTAGCGTAGAgcaccaaggaggaggaggaggaggaggaggactctcCACCAGCACGCCCAACAAGCAACCTCTCCCCCATTCTCCTCCGACTCCTCCtcctgaagaggaagaggaggaggcggcggaGTCAGAGATGACTCCgcccccttctccttcttctgttgtagcgcctcctcctcctcctcctcctccctcag CCGCTGCACCACCAATGCCTGCTGCTGTAGTTGCTGCTGTTCCTGCTACCACTGCTGCTTCCACCAGAACAGCAACTCCTCCTCCCGTTGACCCCACAATGCCCGTAACAACACCTCTCACGCCTACTagttctcctactcctcctcctgctgATGTCTCCGCCTCTGATGCCTCCGCCTCCTCGCGAATGTTGCACGAAGGAGCCACCTCTacttcctcctccaccaccaccaccaccaccaccaccaacgcACGAATCACCAACAATAACAGCAACCTCAACAGCAAAAGCAGCATCGTCACCAACAACAGGAGAAGCAACAGCGTCTCTTCCTCCGACAGGGTTgtaacggaggaggaggaggaggaagagggagaggaggagttGCCCCGCCCACCACATCGTCTccgccgaggaggaggaggagcgggagcCACCGCGGAGACGACGACGACTCCTCCCGCTCGAGTGCCGTCAGAGACAGCGGCTCCTCCCGCCAAAGCAAAGTTAGAGACAATAACGCCTCCCCGAGGGGGAGGAGCTAAAGAGAAGACTCCTCCCGTCAAAGTGCCATTAAAGACAGTAACTCCTCCCCCTCTGGGAAGAAGGGTAGGAGCCACAGGGAAGACTCCTCCCGCAAAAGTGTCGTGGGAGGAGACTCCTCCCGCGAAAGTGCCGCCGGAGACAGTGACTCCGCCCCCAAGAAGTGCCATGAAGAGAGACAGTGTAGATATAAGCAATGCCGTGATGCCCCCCCTTCATTCCCGCGCGGGCGGCGGACGGGAGAGCATCCCCACCTTCAGGATCGTGACCAAATCCCAGACTGCCGTCAAGGACGACGAGGAGGTCAAGGccgcgaagaagaagaagaagaagttcgtGGCCGACGGGAAGACGCAGAAGGTCAGCGGAGACGACGACGGGGCCAAGTTCGGGTCGAAGGGCAagagcagcggcggcggcggcattAAAGGCCTGAGGAACCCCCTGGCCAGGGCAGCGGGGGGTCGTCCGACCCGCCGAGACGACCTCGACTTTGATACAGACGACGATCTGGACATCAACGAAGACATGTTCGAGCCGAGGAGGGGGGTCGTTGCGGATTGGCGAGTCTCCGCTGCTCAAGTCTCCGCTCCTCAAATCTCCGCCCCTACATCCAGGCCCCAAGAGGCCGCTGTGCCGGTCCCTGCCCCCAGGAACAACCCAACCAAGAGGCTGGCTCCGCGTCCTCCGCCCAAGGTGGAGGCCGAGGAGATGAGAGACAAGCCCGAGGTCATTGAAGTGACCTCGGAGGCGGAGAAGTTCGAGAAGATCATGGCAGAGGACTTGGAGGAACCGGAGTTCAAGGTCCACGTCTCCACCGTGGCCGACCTCGACCCGGACATGCTGTCCCTGCTCTCCGAGGAGTGCGTGGATTCGGAggacagggaggaggaggaggagaccgaTAGTCCGAAGTTCGAGAGTCCGATGTCCTCCGCCAGTGAAGAAGATTTGGCTCCGCCCACTGTAGAGGCACCGGCTTCGCCCACCGGAGAAGCATCAAATCCGCCCACCGTAGAATCATCGACTCCGCCCACATCGCCTTCTACCCACAATCCCCCCGTCTCCGCCGTCCAGGCGGAGACCACGGCGAGCAGTTACCGAGCCGGTTACCTGGCCATGATCGCCCAGCTTGCCGCGGAGACTGACTGGAACAACAGACCTCTGCGTTCggacgatgaggaggaggaggaagaggaagaggaggaggaggtggtctcCGCGACCTCcgcctctttctcctcctcttatgCCCACAAACCAGGCGCTCACTCTAGCAGCGCCGAGACTGCGACGACGACGGGTTCTGACCTACGCCGACCTGACCTCCTCGTCTCCGCTTCTTCTCCTCTGTGCTCGGATACAG ATCACGAGGTGCAGACGCGCTCCGCCAGCTTCTCGTCCGAGACGAGCTCCGAGGGGGCCCCGGAGACGAGAGCGGAGACCAAGATCTCGTCCGCCCCCCCTCGCGAGGCCCCGGAGACGAAGAAAGGTACGAAAGCGGAGACCAGGGTAGAGAGAAGTCCAGCAGAATCCGGCTCCTCCGCCTCTTCTTCGCCCTCCGCCTCCATCTCCTCTTCCGCCAGGAGCCGGAGCCGGAGGACGACGAGCGGAtcgagcagcagcagcagcagcggagaCAGCCGCTCCGCTGCGGAGAGCAGCAGCAACAGCGACAGCGACAACAACGtcagggaagaaggagaagaagttcGAGGAGGAGGTCGGGAGCAGAGATCGCCGTCgccatcatcctcctcctccggtAGCAGAAGTTCGTCCGGATCCTCCGCAAGCGGAGACGAAGGAGCAGAAAAAGCGGAAGAAGTAGCAAAGAGGGGCGGAGATAGAGATAGACGCTCCGCCTCCTCGTCGTCTTCGTCGTCGGAAgactccgaggaggaggaggaggatgatgaggagACCTCCTCCGCCCAGAGGGACCCGAGACTCACGGCCAACTCTCCGCCCTTGTCCTCCGTGAGGATAACCGCGGAGAACGAGATCTCCAACAGGAGCCGGGACGAGAAGATGGCCGTCCTCAAG CGGAAGCCGAGATCGTCCTCGTCCTCGTCGTCCGCCGCGTCCTCCGcctcttcgtcgtcgtcgtcgtcgagGGAGGAGAAGCGACCGATTACCCACAGTTccccacagcagcagcagccgcagcAGCTGATTATCCACAGTTCCCCGCAGCAGACGCCGAAGAAGCTCGGAGCCGCCTTCGCGGAGGCCGACGTCCTCCACCTGGACCTCTTGCCTGGACCCCAGGAGACCAGCGACTGGGAGTACAAGATGCCGGACCCCCCAACCCCTTTCAAGGACgtcgcccccgccccccctctgCGCAGGGGCCGCAGAAGAAGCGGAGACCGGGACGAGGAAGCGGAGGAGACGATATCAaccgcctcctcttcctcttcggaGATCCTCCCGGAGGTCCTCTCGGACGTCCCGTCCGGATTCAAGGACTCGTCCTCGCCCAGCGGCTCCGTGGTCTCCGAGGCCCCCAAGCACGCGGAGATCGCCGCGGACAAGATCGAGTCGGACTTAGAGTCGGCGGTCTCCGCGGGAACGGAGACGAGCAGCGGCCGTCCGAGCCGCCTGTCTTtgtccgaggaggaggaggaggaggagacgatgATGGCCAAGCGGAGCAGCGTCATCGAGGAGCTGAAGAAGAAGGTCGTCGTCGGCACCGAGCCCCGGATCGTGGAGATCCGGCCGAAGGCGGCGGAGACAATCCAGATCCTCCCCGCGAGGCTGAACTACCCCATCGAGCACTCGTTCGTCCCCCGGGTCAgggtgaggggggaggaggagatgatCGCCGGGAAGCGGAGACCCACGACCAAGACGAAGGAGTCGACGTCGAGTTACGAAAGCGCCCTCGGCAGCGGAGACTCCCGGGAATCCAGATCTGGCTCCAACACCAGCTACGAGAGCGCTCCTCCGCCCGTGCCGGAGATCCCACCGCCTCCGCCTTCGTCGTCGGACTCCTCCGACAGCGACCTCAGGAGGCGGAGACAGCGCTCGTCGTCCGGGGCCAGCGAGAGCAGCGGCACGCGGAGGACGACCCCGGAGACCGGAACGGACTCCGAAGGCTTGACCCGCGCGCCCGTCATGAGCTTCTCGATCTCCACCTACAAGTCCCGGGCGGAGGAGACCAGCTACGACAAGAAGCTGGCCAAGGCGGAGTCCTTCGGCCGCCGCGACCGCCTCCCCGTCCCGAAGAGGATCAGCACCGGAGACCTCTCTGAGACCGACTCGTTCTCCGCCTACCGCGACCGGCCAGAGCCGCCCTCCTTCGTCGACGAGCTCCTGGAGGAGAAGAGGGAGCGGTCTCCGCAgcgtcctcctcctccgcccGTGCCCGAGAAGACCGCGGCCTTCGCCTCGAGGGTCCTAGGTCTCCGCGAGAGGTCCAGGTCCCAGCAGCACCTACCCGGCTCGGTCTCCGCTGCCCACCAGCTGGGCAGCAAGCCGGCCGTGCCCCCAAACAAGCCCTCGTCGGCGGCCCGGTTCGGCGGAGACCACTTCGCCTACCCCGACCCGATAAGGCCTCCGCGGAGACTGCAG GAGAGGCTGGGCAGAGCGACCTCCCTCAGCAACCTTGCGACCCCGTCCTTCGACCTGCGGAAGGCCCAGTCCTCGGGCGAGCTCTCCTACG GAAGTGCAGCCGCAACCCCcacacccaccaccaccaccgcacCTTCAGCCGAGATGCCCATGATGCCCATGGCAGGCTTCCCGGGCATGATGATGCCCGGGATGGTCCCCGCGGGCGGGGGCGCAGGCGACTCCCGCCTGGCGGAGGAGTTCGCGAAGCTGCAACAAGACTTCTTCCGCTGGCAGCAGCAGCTGCTGCAGAACCAGCAGGTGCTGCACAGCAGGGTGGCCCCGCTAgcacagcagcaacagcaacagcaacagcagactCAACAGCAGCCGGGTCCTTCGCCCCTACACAGCGTCGGG CTCATGAGAGACATACTGTCCCAGGAGGAAGCCGCCCCGCCCGTGCGGTCCGGACCCGTGGAGAGAATCATCCCTATCAAGATGGAGAtgtccaccaccaccacctctagCAGCAGTTCGAGCGAG TTCCGGCCGAGCTCCGGGGTGAATCGCCTGAGTCAGAGTCTGCAGGACGTCAGTCTGGGAGACTCGGGCCGAGTCTCCGGCCTGAGTCAGCCGAGGAG ATGGATGCCCAATGAACCCACAGTCACTGTGGGCCCCTGGGTAGAGAGACCAGTACAGCAGCCACAGCAACAGCAGCCACCGCAGCAGCAGCAATTTACAGCGGCTGCGCAGCCGCCGCAGCAGCCGCAGCCGCAGCAGCCGCAGTTCTTCCAGGCTCTGCCGCCACAGCAGCAGAGGCAGTTCGCGCAGTTcctgcagcagcaacagcagcgggaacagcaggagcaggaacagcaGCAGAGGCTGCGAcagcagcaggaacaggaacagcaGATGCAACAGCAGCAgttgcagcagcaacagcaacagcagaggCTGCAGCGACAACAGCAGCAGCcg GACGAGCCACCGTCCAAACCGCTGACCTTCTTCGGCCAGGAGGTCACCGTCCACGACCCGCCCCAGACCTACTACTACAACGGGGGCGACTCCGCCGCCCCGGCACCCCCAAAACCAGCGGCCAACGAGGCGGCAGTAGGGGCCGGGCCCCCCGGCCCCAGGTACACGTCGGTGGTGACGGTGGCGCCCAACGAGAAGGAAGGATCCGGATCCGGATCCGCCGCCGCCGCGGCTCCAGCTCCGAAGGACAAGGTGAGGTCGGTCGTCCAGCTGAACAACGCTCCGGTCGTCCGGGGATTCAGGGCTGCTCCGGTCGCCGCCGCCCCGGCTCCGGGCGGAGCGGACGACGACAGGCCTCCTCAGCAGGCGTCCGGATCCGGAGCGGATCCCGTCGCCCCTCCTCCAGCTCCCTTCCACAGCAAGATCATCAACAGCGCCATTAAGAGCCAGCCTCCGGCTCCAAAGGCCCCGTCGCCCGCTCCGGTTCCGGTTGCGGCTCCGTCCGTCTCCAGCAGAGTCTCTCCGCCCAAGTCGTCTTCGTCGAGGAAGTCTTCCTCGCCCCCCACGAGATCGAGCCCAGGGCCTTTCGCCGGGGTGCAGCTGAGGCCGGTCCCTGGAGCGGCCCTCAGGGGAACGTCTCCGCCTTCTGAAGTAGCTCCCGCTCCAGTTGCTCCAGCTCCAATTGCTC